Part of the Triticum aestivum cultivar Chinese Spring chromosome 4D, IWGSC CS RefSeq v2.1, whole genome shotgun sequence genome is shown below.
TTTATTACTAACAACATCATATCTATTTATGACCGCGTGCATCCACCCCCGTGACTCGGAGCCTCGGACCACCGTGACCCCCACCCCGCCGTCGCATTGGTCCGCGGTCATAGCACCCCATCCAGGTGCGGTGTCAGTCTTGACCATGGTCATGGCAGCACAAAATCGATGGGGATAGAGGGAGGCGTCGGTGGTTGCCGAAGAGGGGGCCGTCCGATGGAGTGGGAGGCGGCGCCGAGGGCGTCCTTCAATAGACAAGGAGGCGTCGGGGTGGTGAGGAGATTTTTGTTCCAGGAGAAAGATCTGAGGATGGATAAGTGGGGAACGTGCGGGTCGCTTTGGTCCCTGGCCTCGAACGTGGGATTTTTTTGCCGGTGATTTTTTTGTTCGGGGAGGGCATACGaggggaggtcgaaccatcacgacgacaACACCAACAGGTTCCTCTTTAATAATAGAGATATATGGACTGGTTTAGTGACACTCCTTAATCTTCTTCACTTAGTCCCTTCTAATCTATACTACGATGTTTCGATTCGAGATAAGTTGTAGATGAAAAATATGCACATCGACATTGTGGTTCTGTTTAGACGATTGACTTGTAGTTTCCTTGAATGTAAATGTTCAAGTTCGTGAGCTATTTTGGATACCTTTTGTCAAACTCATGGCGCACGGTCAATCGTTTGAATTTTTCTTTGACCAGTAGTTTCATCTCACTATTCCACACGACTTTCATGTTTTTCTGTTTCAACGGTTATAAACGAGTGTATATGCATCTCCCTATTGTACCGTTTAAGGTGTTCATGTAATGGTTTATACAAAATTCAGAGTGGCTTCTTTCTGTTCTCACTAATCATCATCAACCTTGCCTCACGGACGCCTCACTGATCATAGTCAACCTTGCCGCATGGGCGACATGTCATGCCTAGTTCCTCTCGGCCTCCTCGCGCGCAACCTACTACACTTACGCCACCATCGTGAGCGCACTCCACTTTTCCCCGTCCTTCGCCTTGAtgccctcctcctcttcccttcTCGCGGACTCCCCATGCTACGGCGACGCTAGCAACTGGTTCGCCGCGCCGCTGCCGGGATCGCTCGCCTGCGACTCCGTGCACATCGCGTCAGACCCGGCACCGCGGCCACCGTTCACCCCCAAGGCGAATAGACCTATGCCTATCTACTCTATTCTAACTCTGTGTGTCATGTTAAGCTGTTAACTCTTAATCGGGTCGAGTGTATGCAACCAAACAACGTGTAATGCATGAGCCCAGCTCAATGCAGGCCACCAAACAAGAGGGAAAATTTGCTTCTCTAATGCAGCATGCAGTCCGCCAAACTATGTGCAGAATATGTTTTTTGCCCTATATTTACTCTGCTAGGCCTAACTCAGTCACAAATGCAAATACCCCAAAATGATGCAACCAATCAAACATGCTCCATAAGCAACATCCGTGCCCTCACCATAAGACTTCAGATCATAGATTAACACCTTAATTGAGAAGGAAAGCATTCCATGCTTGAAGAATAAGATGGAAGCTTAGTAGTCCGAGAATGTTATGCAATGAAGGAAATGTGTAGACATCAGACATTGTGCCATTGGCGTACTCTAAAAAAAAAATGTCATTGTGCCGAACGAAGGCACAGTTCAGTATTCCTCTCTCCGGAGGGGACATCATGTTTACGATCTCGATCGTTTGAGCTACCAGGCGCAAAGCAAAAATCTAACCACAATTCGACGCGCAAAGCTCAACAAACCGTGCGGTAATCGAGGCTGGACCCGAGGCCGGATTCAGCTTTAGTTCAGTAAACCGGATATATtcatattcttttttttttgcggggggatATATTCATATTCTCATCTCGCATATCCAAAATGCAGAAATTATTCCATTTCATTTTCCATCGTAGTGTTTGCGTGCGCTGCAACTTTTTCTACCCAAACGAAACATCGAAACTCTTGTCTAGACAATACATCGAAACAAAATCTCGCTGCATTTCGTACATGTCGCCATTTTACTGCACTGGGATGGCATCAAGCCGGCCAGCCTACCTGTAGATCACTGGGTGAACACCACATTCGTGATGTCGGGGAACTTCTCCTTGATGGCTGCCTTCACTCCACTCCCGATGGACTCTGGGCCGTCATACTTAACCAGGCAGTCCTCGCCGTCAACGGCAAGCACCTCCACACTCCCGCCGTAGTTCGCGATCGCCGGCCGCAGTATGTCCAGGTGCCGGTTCACCGCCTGCAAGCAACATCCATCCAAGAAACTCTGTAAGATCACACTGTTTCTCAAGCCTTTCAAGGCAAAAATACTATACGAGATTGAGATTGCTCTGGTGGTGGCAGCTCCTCGACCTCAGGCGTCGTCTCCTCCCGCTGCTGGTCCCCGTCGAACACCTGGCGGATGTCCTTGATGGCGTCACCGAACTTCTCCTTGAGCACTCGCTCGATGCCCATGTTCATCGTCGTCGTCGAGCTGGGACAACTGCTGCACGCCCCTGGATTGTGGTGACAAGACCACAGCCAGTAAGCACGGTAAGATTTGATGCCCCGATGGAATCTTGGCCATGAATTTCTGTATGGACGCAAGGCGACAAATCCAGTTTACCTTCAAGCCTAAGGGAGACGACGCCGTCCTCTACGGACACGACGGCCACGTCGCCGCCGTCGGAGATGAGGTAGGGGCGCACGTCGTCGAGGACGCGGTCGACGTTATCCGGCGTCAGTTCGTAGGTCGCCGCCGGGTACAGGCcgcctcccggcggcggcggcgtggatgccgaggccgcagccaggtgTCCCCGGAAGTTGGCGGTCCAGATCTTGGAGTCCCCGAATTGGGGTCGCCTAGGGAGCACGAGCGGGTCGAATTTGATGATTCGGCGACGGATTTGCGGCGGAAACGACGAGGTAGCGGCGGCGGCCGCGGTCAGCGACGCCTCCATGGTTTGCCGTGTGTGGTCGTGTATCCCTCTGCTGAAGGAGTCAGGGGCAAAGATCAGTACTAGTACTACCAGACTCCAGGAGATATTTTACTCCGTTTTCTCTTTGGTAAACGTTACAGGTTCCTATTTAGCGCTTATAGCGCGATAATTCAATTTGGTGCCCAGGCTTATCTTCATTTGGTGAActgtaaaaaaaatcataaaattttgaAGTAAACCTGATTTCTTTtgtcatctactccctccattcgggtTTATTAGGCCCAGAGACCACTTTGATAGGACCAAGGCAGTGCTTGAAAGAAGAGCTTGAAAATTACAGCTGAAATTGGCCAATAGAAGGCTCTGTTCTAGCTAAATTAACGAGCCGCAGCAGCAGTTACATGCGCGCATGCAAACGCCATAAACAGCCGACGCAAGAAACAAGGCACGGCTGGGGCGGCTTGCAGGCAAAGGCTAGTATGCACTGGCTTGCATGCACGGCTCATAACTGCACACGCGATTAACAAGGCATGGCATGGGAATAGGAAACGGTAAAATATTGCGATTGGAGCAGGTTTAGTGTGCCCGGCCTTACAATTCGGGACGAGGCTTCGTGGCCAGGAGGCCctttaaacccggacggagggagtaagatgCTCAAATGTGTGATGACCGCGCAAAATTTTGAGGTGTTTGAACATTCGATTGTCTTTTTTGTCACGAACTCCTTGAATACTAAATTTCATCAATTTTTGCACGGACATCATGAACAGGAGCATCTTGCACGTAAAAAAGACAgattgtattaaaaaaatgtttttttgtgtGATTTTTACTGTTTATCCCCGGGTTCATTTGAGCCCGGGTGCAGATTAGCCACGTGATGCTTCTTACTGTTTTTGTCAGTTGGCACACACTCTCTCCGTCCTGTGCTCAGCCCATTTAACTCTCCTCTCTTCTTTATTGCATTCTGCTCGACGCAGCGCGCACAAGACGTCGGTGCTATTCCGATTTTGCAAGCTTCTAGATGCTTCCCAAattggtttttatttttcttttcagttttttccattttttattttttcctttctcatcCTCTCTTgtgttttgttttcattttttgtcattttttaaatccatgaactgttttcgtcaaattcatgatttttctaCAAATCGTTGAACTTTTTAAAACTTTATTTTTTTTAAGTTGATGAAAGTTTTAAAATTGGCAAACATTTGTTCTAATGGATGAACATTTTCCAAAGGTGTAGACTTTTTCAAATAcacaatattttttcaaatttgttaaCTTTTTATAATTCATGAGATCTTTAAAATCATGGACCTCTTTTCAAATGCATGTTTTTTTTAATTCGTGAAATTTTCCAAATGCACGAatatttttccaaatttgtgaaccttttttaatgaacttttttcaaattaatgtttatttcatagtcataaaaaaattcaaattcatgaactatttcgaattcatgatttttttaatataTGAACTTTTTCTCAATTCGTGAACTCTTTTGAATTTCATGAACTTTCCTCAAATTCCCACGCTCCAAGCCGGCTGACGGGCTGCGTTTTGCGGGCCAAAATTACTTTGATCTTCTTCTACCATTGGGTTTTATCATCAAATTTGTATCTGGTCTAATGCTCCGGCCACTTTGAGTGGTCCAAATCCATGCAACAGCCCGTTCAGCGGTAAAACAGCCTGTTTGTTCACCCTATCTTCCAAGGAAGACAGCCTGTCCCCTCTGTTCACCAACTAGACTAGATGGGTTGGCTCGCTATGCCACGCCCGGCTAGAGAAGTGCAGTTTATTGGTCAATTTAGGTGAGCTTGGTCCTTGTGGTGCCAAGATCAAACACAGGCCTCTTGCCTAGCAGCTTGCAATCTGCGTTCCTTACAGTCCATCAAATTCCTTGTATCTTGATTTTTGACTGCTCTAGAATTATATCAAACTAATTTGAGTAAGAGTCGATCCAATGCTGTGCATGATGGTTACATTCCCGAGTAGGACAACTCCATTGCTCATTTCTTAAAATCCCTTCCAGCGGaataagggggtgtttgtttccagggacttttttgtgtagggactagaaaaagtccctcttaaagacttttttaccaaacgggagggactttttagggactaaactagacatttgagactaaatgaagaagactctcaaggagagtcttttttgtgactttttgagacttttccaacccatgcatccattggcccgccaccccatggtgttgtttgattgttatttttctatatactaggggcaacatggtcatttaataacctctaggaagggactagggactttttagtctctggaaacaaacagggagggactttttagggactagggactttttagttggaactagaaaaagtcctagaacttataaaccaaacagggcctaaaacAGTACAGTACAGTACAGAAGAGGCAGCCGCGAtctcctcgcaaaaaaaaagaaaaaaaaaaaaagaggcagCCGCAATCAGGGGGGCCAAAGGCAGCAACAACGAACATGCACCAAATATCCTAGCAGGCAGAACAGCAACAACGAACATGCACCAAATAAAGGAAGGGAATAGGCGAATAACCACTGGGCAGAGGCCCGAACGTAGACAGGACCACCACCCAGCCCAAGAAAAGAGCACGAGCCCAGGCAAATGCAAGAAACGCCATGTGGGCTCAAAAGGCAGCGGCCTCGAACCGAACCGACCAGAGAACCCGTGATAGCCTGAGCGCTCGCGCAGCCGGGCATACACAGGGACCAGAGAAAGGAATAGGCAAAAACCCTAAACCTCGCCACCGGCCACGGCCATGGCGGCCACCACCGCTACCCCCGCCTTCCTCCGTGCGACCGAGCTCCGCCTCCTTCGCTGCACCCTCCCCTCCCCGATCTCCCAACCAGCTCCCCCCTCACCTCCCCCAGCTCACCCGCTTGGTCCTGTCGCGGcctccgccctcgccgccgtcgAGGCCGGGGACTACGCGGCTGCTATCGCCTCCGCCGTCCCCCACATCTTCCACTCCTCCGCCTTTGCCGAGGTTGCCCATGGCTCCCCAGCGCAAGTTTACGCCGACCTCACTGCCGCTGCCGAGGCGTTCCTCCGGGGCGATGGCGGAGGGGCCGCGGGCGAGGGGTTCCAGTGCAGGTGCGCGCTTGTTCTCTCCGCGGCGGTGGCCGCGCTGCTCGCATTCACGCAGCAGAACGTGACGGGACCGTCGGGGAAGTGTTCACCCTTCCCTTTCCAGACTTCGCCTTTGGATGAAGGGGGGCATAGTGATCCTGGAAGCAAATGGGTTGATTGGGCTTCGGATCAGTTAGCTTCTTTTGGTTCCCATGTTCATGGGAAATTCGCTCTCTTGCCCTTCATTGTCTTTGCAGAACTACTCTTCACAAGCATAAAGGGTCTGGACTCCTCTGATTGTTGCAGTGTGTCATGGTGGTTGTGCAGAACATCCTTGTCCCAGCAAAATATTTTAGATGAGCTATCGTCCTCTTTGTTTGATCAAGTACAAGTGTACAAGAAACAAATGCTGACCCACTTTGGTGAACTTGAAAAGGTCTCTAGCTACTGGGGTTCCTTGTTATGTGATGGAGAAGGCCGTTCTTTTGTCTCGGCTGCTTTTCTGGAAGCTGGAATCGTGGAGTATAAATATGGTCGAGTTGATGCTTCAAGGCTGCATCTGGATAGTGCTCAAGAGGCATGTGGGATTCATCTCTCTCTCACAGGGATTCTTGGTTTTCGAACAATACACCAGGTGGACGCCAAGTCCCAAATGGTTCTAGTTGCCAAGACTTCTAAACCAGCAGCTGATGATGGCCAATCAACAGAGCTAGCAGGACCTCAGAGTGATGGTGTGGCTTCCAGAAAAGCGATGAGCTCTGTTCCAAATGAAAGTGATGAATTTTGTGATATACTAAGAAAACCAAGACTGGCTGAAAATGGGAATGACTCGAGCAGTGATAGTATGACATCTGCAAACACACAGATATCGCTATCTGCTATCCAGCAGGCCGCTGTACTTGCACAATGTTTACATGTGAGTCGGAGGAGTCGGAGTGATGAAATGTCTGGGTGGGAGACGGCACCATACATAGAGTCAATTGATTCTCAAGACAAGTCATACTTTGTGGTCAGGAGCTTGTGTGATGTTCTGCGTATTAGGTGGGAGTCCACCCGCAGTCGGACAAAACAGCGGGCACTGTTAATGATGGAGAATTTGGTTGAAGACATTGCCAAAGAATTTCCTGTAGTTTCACAAAGAGCCAAACTGGTTTTTGGAGTTCATATGCCGCCTATCCCTGCATTAAGGAAAGAGTATGGTGAACTTTTGGTAAGTTGTGGTTTACTTGGTGAAGCTCTTAATGTCTTCAAAGAACTCGAATTGTGGGATAATCTAATCTATTGCTATCGATTATCGGGTAAAGTTGCTGATGCTGTTAGTCTAATAAATACCCGGCTCTCTGTTACACCAAATGACCCAAGGTTATGGTGTTCACTTGGCGATGCTACTAATAATGATGACCATTATAAGAAAGCACTGGAAGTCTCAAATAACAAATCTGCTCGAGCTCTGCGCTCTCTGGCTCGCAGTGCATACAACAAGAATGATTTCCATACATCCAAAATTCTTTGGGGATCTGCATTGGCATTGAATTCTTTGTATCCAGATGGCTGGTTTGCCTATGGTACAGCTGCATGGAAGGATAAAGATCTTGAGAAGGCAGTGGATGCTTTTAGTCGCGCTGTGCAGATAGATCCTGAaaacggagaagcgtggaacaacATAGCCTGCCTGCACATGATTAGAGGAAAGAGCCAGGCGGCAGTCCAGGCATTCAAGGAAGCTGTAAAGTTCAAGAGGAATAGCTGGGAAGTTTGGGAAAATTACAGTAAGGTTGCTTTGGACACATGCAACATGCGACTGACACTTGAAGCTGTCAAAATGGTATTGAATCTGTCCTCAAACAAGCGCTTCAATGTTGATGTATTGGACAAGGTGATGGtctctgtcgaagaacaagccaCACATCTTAGTGATACTCGAGAAGCTAAATCCATAAGCAACACTTCAGATGATGCAAATAGAGAGACCAGGCTACCAAATCAATTGCTAGATATAATTGGTGATATCCTTCAGCAGATTGTACGGAATGGGGCTAGCAATGCAGAGATATGGGGATTATATGCAAGATGGCATAAAAGCAAGGGCAACCTCATGGCATGCTCTGAAGCTTTGTTGAAGCAAGTTCGATCCCTCCAGGGTTCAGAAATATGGCATGACCAGAAGAAGTTCACGAAGTATGCTCAAGCTTCTCTGCAACTTTGCAAGGTCTATATTGAAATTTCCTCCACGACTGGAAGCAGACGAGAATTATTGTCAGCTGAGATGCATCTTAAAAGCTCCTTGAAACAGGCAATGGACTTTTCAGGCACGGAGGAGTATAAATCACTTAATGACTGCCTTGACCAATTAAGGGGCCTGATTGGCGCTGCATAGAGTTACTGATATCTTGGTTGCGAATCAAGGTCACCTTGTCATACGGCTTATCACAGACCCTTTATAAATGACAAGCATCGTCAAGTCGCATCATCCAATGGTCTATGCTCAAGTTTGGCGCGAAGAGTACACCAGACCCTTTATTTACTCTTGTTCTGTTATCATGTCGGTCGTTTGCTGAATGTTTCAGCGCACAATCCAGCTCGTAGTTGTGATCACTGTTAATCAGGTTTATCATGTGTAATCCCAGACTGTATTTGGGAAAGTATTTGTACTGTTGCCTCTGTTTGAATGAAAGTCTTGTCGCGCTCTCAAAAAAAGAGTACACCAGCATATATAACTAAGAAATTAGGCCCGTAAGGATTCAATTTTTCTGggttttttgacttttttttttaTGATTTACCATAGCGTGACGTGTGGGGGGAGTGAAAGAATTCCTGGGTGCGCTCTTTTTTTATCTGGATGGATGTTTTGCACGTTTTGTTTGATGTTGCAGTCGCCGCTCTACCTGGCTTCGGCATGTTACTTTGACTGTTGGGTTCTTCGATCTATACGTTTTAAGTTTTTACGTCGGTTCTGCGGGCCTTTTGGGCTCTTCTGTCTTTGCCGTCCCCTGCTGCCTCTGCCTCGGTGGTCTTTCGCGGTCATCGTCACGGCCACCACCTCGACTTCCACCGCAACAGTCCGCCTCTCCTGGTGGTGCCTGCAGCGGGGGATTTGGAGGAGAAATAGGGCATATGCCCTGGCTGCGTTGTCGCTGTTCCTCGAGAGGAGAGACATGAGTGGAGTGGGGCCAATGCCGGCGGTGAGCAGGTGTATCAACTGCGTGGCCGTCCGCGACGGCACTGTGGGCAAGTATCTTTCATGTAAGAATTACTTATCCAATCTATTCTTTCTCCCAATTCTTCTTATTTTAGGATGGCACATGAACACAATGATGTTCTGCAGTACCAATTTATTTCTGAGATACATATAACATTCTAAGAAGGATTGGTACTGTCATCATTTGACTTTCACTACAAATATCAATATAACTGGTGATTTTGACTCTTGCATGGACAATCTACTAATACTTATATGATAAATTGTGGTCAGCTGCCTCTGCATGGTCAAGCCCGCTGATAAGGCACCACATACTTTTTTCCTTAGATTAAGTGCTactgaaataagtttgtgggttgCAGTACTTTTGGATATAGTAAATGTGTTGCTGGCTGCAGTATACTATATTGATCTGTTCTGTTTGCCAATCGTGTCATGTTCCATTCCATCTCACCATTTTCCTTGACCGTCACAATTACGACATTTCAAATTTGTTATTCAGTCATATGTAATGACTCCAAACACATGCCTTTTTAGACTATTCAGCTACGTATTATTTATGTGTTTTTGCCTGTTTGGTTATTTGATTGTTAACTGACAAACATTCTCTTTTTATCCTAAAAACATAAATACTATTGCCGTGGTGAGTTTAGTGCCCATCTGGAGTAGTAATACTGTGTTTGCAAATCATGGGTTATTACTTATTAGTTACTGCAGAATATTGGGGACTACTTGGTTCAGTTTACCTTTTATGCTCACTGTCCAATATTGGGAATTTGTTCTTGGGATAGATGTGAAACTGAACCTTAGATTTTAATTCCACGTGCTCTGCATTTCTCTTTCAAAAGTACACTGTAGATTATTGCTACATATGGCATCTAGCTTTAACAAGATAACTTAACTAGTGGACCTGTTTgcaccaaatggcgcagagacccgctgAATCCATGTGCGCATTGAAAAGAAAACCCATGATTTAGTTGGTTTAGCCATGGCCAAGCACGTACACTACTCTAAACCCCAGTTTCAGAATCATTCATTTTTCAAACCATGCAGTAGGATTGCATATAGTATTACAGAGAGGAGTCTTTACATGATCGGGATGATCAAATGACCCAGGCTCACACCAGCCTACTGCCTGAAGACAGTGTCAAAGCCCGCTGTCTTGCTCCCTCCATATGCTCCAAATGACCAGAGACATTCATAGTTTTCTTTCGCTCACCCTGTATTCTTGACCTAGCATCCTGCCACCAGACACAAGGAGGAAAACCAGGAGTGACCTCGTTTCAGAGTCATTCTAAAAATAAAAATACCTAAAGGCAGTCAATAGAAAAGAAAACGTAATTCTTGAGAACTTACCGAGGCTTCTCTATGTAAATCTGGAAGAGAGACAAAAATCAAAGACATCACAACATAAAACTTCTAAAATCCCATGAAAATGTGTTGATCCACAGTTCTCCCAGTTGGTGTATTCTCATATTCCAGGGAAATATGAAATTCATACAAACATAAAAATCTAGGACATTGCTGGGTACAGTCTTTAACACAAAGCCAGTATTTGACTAATCAACAAATAAGTTGACACTGTAGAACCAACTATATATGTCATTCATCAGTTAAAGTAAACACTTTATTGAGGGTGACATATTAATCAACTCATAACTCCTAAATGAGTAAAGAAAGGCCATGCATAGAGAGGATTTGCGAACATAGTGGTTGTGGTAATGTGCAAGTATATAGGTGCAGTAAAGAAAGCTAAACTGCTATTTGGAAGCTACCGGGCAACAAATGTTTCTGAAAATTGATGAAGCAATCACACACACACTTGTGCTATTTTATTAGCCAAATGAAACATGTTCCAACAAACCAAGCACTGCAGAGAAGTCCTCGGCTTGATCAACCAACCATTGCATAAAGAAAATGTAAAAGGACGATAGCTAAAGAAAATAGGAGAATATAAGGTTAAGTGGCAAACAAATAGCTTTTGCACTCACTGTATATAGCTATactattatgtactccctccgtcccataatataagaacgtttttcaagctatgttaacttgaaaaacgttcttatattataggacggagggagtataaaataaagAATAGTCTGTTTGGCTGAAAGTGTTTAGCTGAAAGCTATTTTTTAAATCCATCGTATCAAATCGATTTAGAATTTAACTGCACAACAACCGAAATTGTAAGTGTGCACGCATTTCAGCCATGTATCCTGATAGGTCACTCAATTGATCGGCCACATCTGACTGCATCTTTTTACAGAAAACCCTATAACATGTAAACGTATGAAATCAGTAAAAGACTACAGGCTTCTTGAGTGTAACACTCAATTGCAGGAAGGAGAATTACTGATTGGGACATAGAGTCTCATCGCACAGTATAAAATAAATCTTCACTGTCGTGAGCCCATGCTAAACTGACATTCCCTTGTCTGGCGAAGTAAAAATGACATGCTTAGACTGAAGATCTTTCAGTTCCAGCGAAAAC
Proteins encoded:
- the LOC123097647 gene encoding nifU-like protein 1, chloroplastic, coding for MEASLTAAAAATSSFPPQIRRRIIKFDPLVLPRRPQFGDSKIWTANFRGHLAAASASTPPPPGGGLYPAATYELTPDNVDRVLDDVRPYLISDGGDVAVVSVEDGVVSLRLEGACSSCPSSTTTMNMGIERVLKEKFGDAIKDIRQVFDGDQQREETTPEAVNRHLDILRPAIANYGGSVEVLAVDGEDCLVKYDGPESIGSGVKAAIKEKFPDITNVVFTQ
- the LOC123097648 gene encoding tetratricopeptide repeat protein 27 homolog, with the protein product MAATTATPAFLRATELRLLRCTLPSPISQPAPPSPPPAHPLGPVAASALAAVEAGDYAAAIASAVPHIFHSSAFAEVAHGSPAQVYADLTAAAEAFLRGDGGGAAGEGFQCRCALVLSAAVAALLAFTQQNVTGPSGKCSPFPFQTSPLDEGGHSDPGSKWVDWASDQLASFGSHVHGKFALLPFIVFAELLFTSIKGLDSSDCCSVSWWLCRTSLSQQNILDELSSSLFDQVQVYKKQMLTHFGELEKVSSYWGSLLCDGEGRSFVSAAFLEAGIVEYKYGRVDASRLHLDSAQEACGIHLSLTGILGFRTIHQVDAKSQMVLVAKTSKPAADDGQSTELAGPQSDGVASRKAMSSVPNESDEFCDILRKPRLAENGNDSSSDSMTSANTQISLSAIQQAAVLAQCLHVSRRSRSDEMSGWETAPYIESIDSQDKSYFVVRSLCDVLRIRWESTRSRTKQRALLMMENLVEDIAKEFPVVSQRAKLVFGVHMPPIPALRKEYGELLVSCGLLGEALNVFKELELWDNLIYCYRLSGKVADAVSLINTRLSVTPNDPRLWCSLGDATNNDDHYKKALEVSNNKSARALRSLARSAYNKNDFHTSKILWGSALALNSLYPDGWFAYGTAAWKDKDLEKAVDAFSRAVQIDPENGEAWNNIACLHMIRGKSQAAVQAFKEAVKFKRNSWEVWENYSKVALDTCNMRLTLEAVKMVLNLSSNKRFNVDVLDKVMVSVEEQATHLSDTREAKSISNTSDDANRETRLPNQLLDIIGDILQQIVRNGASNAEIWGLYARWHKSKGNLMACSEALLKQVRSLQGSEIWHDQKKFTKYAQASLQLCKVYIEISSTTGSRRELLSAEMHLKSSLKQAMDFSGTEEYKSLNDCLDQLRGLIGAA